The Persephonella atlantica genome includes a window with the following:
- a CDS encoding efflux RND transporter periplasmic adaptor subunit: MKLKMLLFLIAGLVIGAVGSFLFFSKSFPQIEDKTPEVQSEKLPQTAVKPVNTGKINQMFNIDTTVVEERFLTKNIKGFGKLEHPENDLKDITFKISGYVEKLYADFTGKYVKKGQPLLSVYSPELVSAQEELLRAYQYYQKMKNSSDRVLKKSAKELYEAAYKRLKYWDITDKQIEKILKTKKVVKSITLYSPYDGWVMEKFVYLGSYVKEGKPVMRIAKHQNLWLIADIYEDDIPFIRKGQKVQFHFLSYPDRKMEGVVDYIYPMMDEKNRTLKVRVVVNNTGKMYYPGMYGELKIQVPLGKFLTLPETAVLDTGKRQVVFVQKEKGVFEPVFVRLGVYADGYYQIKKGLHRGMVVANSALFLLDADAQLKGKYSKGKKEMKMMHHHH, encoded by the coding sequence ATGAAGCTAAAGATGCTACTTTTTCTTATTGCCGGTCTGGTCATAGGAGCAGTGGGTTCTTTCCTGTTTTTTTCCAAAAGCTTTCCACAGATAGAAGATAAAACTCCTGAAGTTCAGTCAGAAAAACTGCCCCAGACAGCAGTCAAACCTGTTAATACAGGTAAGATTAATCAGATGTTTAACATTGATACAACAGTAGTGGAAGAGAGATTTTTAACCAAAAATATAAAAGGTTTTGGAAAGTTAGAGCATCCAGAAAATGACCTGAAGGATATCACATTTAAAATATCTGGTTATGTGGAAAAACTGTACGCAGATTTTACAGGAAAATACGTAAAAAAAGGTCAGCCTCTCCTTTCTGTTTACAGTCCAGAGCTTGTTTCAGCACAGGAAGAATTACTCAGGGCATACCAGTATTATCAAAAGATGAAAAACAGCTCTGACAGAGTTTTAAAAAAGTCAGCAAAAGAGCTTTACGAAGCAGCATACAAGAGGCTCAAATACTGGGACATTACAGATAAACAGATAGAAAAGATACTGAAAACAAAAAAGGTGGTGAAAAGTATAACCCTGTATTCCCCTTACGACGGCTGGGTAATGGAGAAGTTTGTTTATTTAGGCTCTTATGTTAAAGAAGGAAAGCCTGTTATGAGAATTGCAAAACATCAGAACCTGTGGCTGATTGCAGACATATACGAAGATGACATTCCATTTATCAGAAAGGGACAGAAAGTTCAGTTTCACTTTCTGTCATACCCAGACAGAAAGATGGAAGGAGTTGTTGATTACATATACCCTATGATGGATGAAAAAAACAGAACACTGAAAGTAAGAGTTGTCGTTAACAATACAGGCAAAATGTATTATCCGGGAATGTACGGGGAGCTAAAAATTCAGGTTCCTTTAGGTAAGTTCCTTACTCTTCCAGAAACAGCAGTTTTGGACACAGGAAAAAGGCAGGTTGTTTTTGTTCAGAAAGAAAAAGGAGTGTTTGAACCGGTATTCGTCAGATTAGGGGTTTACGCAGACGGTTACTACCAGATAAAAAAAGGTCTTCATAGAGGAATGGTTGTTGCAAACTCTGCACTGTTTCTTCTTGATGCAGATGCCCAGCTAAAAGGTAAATACTCCAAAGGTAAAAAAGAGATGAAAATGATGCATCATCATCATTGA